A DNA window from Candidatus Saccharibacteria bacterium oral taxon 955 contains the following coding sequences:
- the rplN gene encoding 50S ribosomal protein L14: protein MIQQETRLKVTDNSGAKEILCIKVLGGSRRRYARVGDIITASVKEASPTGNVKKKSVIKAVVVRTRAQIRRKDGSTIKFDDNAAVIINEDKTPKATRVFGPVPRELRDMGYAKIISLAPEVL, encoded by the coding sequence ATGATTCAGCAAGAAACTCGTCTCAAGGTCACCGACAACAGTGGCGCAAAGGAAATCCTTTGTATCAAGGTTCTTGGTGGTTCACGCCGCCGCTATGCTCGTGTCGGTGATATCATCACCGCTAGCGTCAAAGAAGCTAGCCCAACTGGTAACGTCAAGAAAAAGTCAGTCATCAAGGCGGTAGTTGTTCGCACGCGCGCTCAAATCCGTCGCAAAGATGGCAGCACTATTAAGTTCGACGACAATGCTGCTGTGATCATCAACGAAGACAAAACGCCAAAAGCAACTCGTGTGTTTGGTCCAGTCCCACGCGAACTTCGTGATATGGGCTATGCAAAGATTATCAGCCTGGCTCCGGAGGTACTATAA
- the rpsQ gene encoding 30S ribosomal protein S17 translates to MAKTLFGKVTSDVADKTIVVTVTSRETHPIYKKQYTVTRKYIAHDEKNEARKGDMVRIIETRPISKRKSFTLQNIEKRSVGSIGVKDDTAEVEA, encoded by the coding sequence ATGGCCAAGACATTGTTCGGCAAAGTGACCTCGGACGTCGCTGACAAGACTATCGTCGTCACCGTAACTAGCCGTGAGACTCATCCGATTTACAAGAAGCAGTATACTGTCACTCGTAAATACATAGCTCACGACGAAAAGAATGAGGCTCGCAAAGGTGATATGGTACGCATCATCGAGACTCGCCCAATCAGCAAACGTAAGAGCTTTACGCTACAAAATATCGAAAAGCGCTCTGTTGGCAGTATTGGCGTCAAGGACGACACTGCGGAGGTAGAAGCCTAA
- the rpmC gene encoding 50S ribosomal protein L29, which produces MAEAKKTTVKKPVTKKANEVKSIEDLRKELTDKQADLVTSRRSHRAGELVNPRAIGTIRKEIARLHTAIRAAELAAKESK; this is translated from the coding sequence ATGGCTGAAGCAAAGAAAACTACTGTAAAGAAGCCTGTTACGAAGAAAGCTAACGAGGTTAAGAGCATTGAAGATCTCCGTAAGGAACTAACCGACAAGCAAGCTGACCTCGTAACAAGCCGTCGCTCACACCGCGCTGGCGAACTGGTAAATCCACGCGCCATCGGTACGATTCGCAAAGAAATCGCGCGCTTGCACACTGCTATCCGAGCAGCTGAGCTTGCCGCAAAGGAGAGTAAATAA
- the rplP gene encoding 50S ribosomal protein L16 — translation MLLPKKVAHRKVRIGKNRGNATRGNYVAFGDFGLQSLENERITSRQIESARQAMTRYIKRGGKIWIRIFPHTPVTRKPLGLKMGQGKGNPEFFVAKVKTGTVLFEMKGVNEEVAREAMRLASHKLPVKTRFVKREEA, via the coding sequence ATGTTGCTACCAAAGAAAGTTGCCCACCGCAAGGTTCGTATCGGCAAAAATAGGGGAAATGCGACTCGTGGTAACTACGTTGCATTTGGTGACTTCGGTCTTCAGAGTCTAGAAAACGAGCGTATCACTAGCCGTCAGATTGAGTCAGCGCGTCAGGCAATGACCCGCTACATTAAGCGTGGCGGCAAGATCTGGATTCGGATTTTCCCGCACACCCCAGTTACTCGCAAGCCACTTGGCTTGAAGATGGGTCAAGGTAAGGGTAATCCAGAGTTCTTTGTTGCAAAAGTAAAGACTGGCACAGTTCTCTTTGAGATGAAGGGTGTAAACGAAGAGGTTGCTCGCGAAGCGATGCGCCTCGCTAGCCACAAGCTCCCAGTCAAGACCCGTTTTGTAAAACGAGAGGAAGCATAA
- the rpsC gene encoding 30S ribosomal protein S3, producing the protein MGQKVNPISFRLQVHKNWSSRWFAGKRDFAKWLAEDIKIRDLVEKKFASRPTIAKVEIERSANLITITIHTAKAGVVIGRGGAGIADLKKEIEKIVSLPVRINVEEVRRPELNAKLVAENIARQLERRANFRRAVKMAAQNTMNAGAKGIRIEVAGRLNGAEMSRREKTIEGSVPLHTLRADVDFHAARALGPNGTGIIGIKVWIYKGERSDR; encoded by the coding sequence ATGGGCCAAAAAGTTAACCCAATCAGCTTCCGCCTCCAAGTCCATAAGAACTGGAGTTCACGTTGGTTCGCTGGCAAACGCGATTTTGCTAAGTGGCTGGCGGAAGATATCAAGATTCGCGACCTAGTTGAAAAGAAGTTTGCTTCTCGTCCAACTATCGCGAAAGTAGAGATTGAGCGTAGCGCCAACCTAATTACTATCACAATCCATACTGCCAAGGCTGGTGTAGTGATCGGTCGCGGTGGTGCTGGTATTGCCGATCTTAAAAAAGAAATTGAAAAAATCGTCAGCTTGCCTGTGCGAATTAACGTTGAAGAGGTTCGTCGACCAGAACTTAACGCTAAGCTTGTCGCCGAAAACATTGCACGACAGCTTGAACGTCGCGCAAACTTTCGTCGTGCGGTCAAGATGGCGGCTCAAAACACTATGAACGCCGGCGCTAAAGGTATCCGTATCGAGGTAGCTGGCCGCCTAAACGGCGCAGAGATGAGCCGACGCGAAAAGACTATTGAAGGTTCCGTGCCACTTCACACCCTTCGAGCTGATGTTGACTTCCATGCTGCTCGGGCGTTAGGTCCAAACGGTACTGGTATCATCGGTATCAAAGTGTGGATATATAAGGGCGAAAGGAGTGACCGCTAA
- the rplV gene encoding 50S ribosomal protein L22, with amino-acid sequence MADEIYTVRAMIKGVDQTPRKLSLVASLVRGRSVADASVILDHTPKRAALAIKKAIMSASANATNNHGLDSKSLAISTLSVTAGPRLRRYKPASRGRALPFAKKSSHILVEVTGTLKQVKKPAAKKAEAAEKPAKKEEK; translated from the coding sequence ATGGCTGACGAAATCTATACCGTCCGCGCGATGATCAAGGGCGTTGATCAGACTCCACGCAAACTGAGTCTTGTTGCTAGCCTAGTTCGCGGGCGTAGCGTGGCCGATGCTTCGGTTATCCTTGATCACACTCCAAAACGCGCTGCTCTCGCTATCAAAAAAGCGATTATGTCAGCATCAGCAAACGCTACCAATAATCACGGGCTCGACTCAAAGAGCCTTGCGATCAGCACTTTGAGTGTTACCGCTGGCCCACGTCTCCGACGCTACAAGCCAGCGTCTCGTGGTCGCGCGTTACCGTTTGCGAAAAAATCTAGCCATATCCTCGTCGAGGTGACTGGTACGCTAAAGCAAGTCAAGAAGCCTGCTGCAAAAAAGGCTGAAGCGGCTGAAAAGCCAGCTAAGAAAGAGGAGAAGTAG
- the rpsS gene encoding 30S ribosomal protein S19, which yields MSRSLKKGPFVDAKLAKKVAKLTVGDRTVTKTWARASTITPEMVGFTFAVHNGRVHVPVLVTENMVGHKLGEFSPTRKFRKHGGKDKK from the coding sequence ATGAGTCGTTCACTCAAAAAAGGCCCATTCGTCGACGCAAAGCTTGCAAAAAAAGTAGCTAAGCTTACAGTTGGCGACCGCACAGTGACAAAGACCTGGGCGCGCGCGAGCACGATCACTCCAGAGATGGTAGGATTTACGTTCGCAGTTCATAACGGTCGCGTGCATGTTCCGGTGCTTGTCACAGAAAACATGGTTGGACATAAACTCGGTGAGTTTAGCCCAACTCGTAAGTTCCGTAAGCACGGCGGAAAGGATAAGAAGTAA
- the rplB gene encoding 50S ribosomal protein L2: MAIKAYNPTTPARRGMTSQDLSDITTRKSLKSLTKSKKQNAGRNNTGRITVRHRGGGVRRHYRLLNHRMASDMVLTVEEIEYDPNRSARIARVKDQHGLYHYILADTQMTKGKVIKTGANAPVEASNRMPLANIPVGSQIYSIEINPGKGGQMVRSAGARAQLMAKEGDYAMVRMPSGEVRKFRLECEATLGVVGNIQHQNVKVGSAGRKRRKGIRPTVRGVVMNAADHPHGGGDGGRHGSGKAPRTPWGQLTLGYRTRTRKSTNKMIVRSRHEAKRKR; the protein is encoded by the coding sequence ATGGCTATCAAAGCATACAACCCAACTACTCCTGCACGTCGCGGTATGACATCCCAGGATCTGTCAGATATCACTACTCGCAAGTCTCTTAAGTCACTGACTAAGAGCAAGAAGCAAAATGCTGGTCGCAACAACACCGGTCGTATCACTGTTCGCCATCGTGGCGGTGGCGTCCGTCGTCATTATCGCCTGCTGAATCATCGCATGGCGTCAGACATGGTATTGACTGTTGAGGAAATTGAGTACGATCCAAATCGTAGTGCACGTATTGCGCGTGTCAAGGATCAGCACGGTCTATACCACTATATTTTGGCCGACACCCAGATGACAAAAGGCAAGGTTATCAAGACTGGCGCTAACGCTCCTGTCGAAGCAAGTAACCGCATGCCTCTGGCAAATATTCCTGTCGGTAGCCAAATCTACTCGATTGAAATCAACCCAGGAAAGGGCGGTCAGATGGTTCGCTCAGCTGGCGCTAGGGCTCAGCTCATGGCAAAAGAAGGCGACTACGCAATGGTCCGCATGCCATCGGGCGAGGTTCGTAAGTTCCGTCTAGAGTGTGAAGCAACGCTAGGTGTTGTCGGTAACATCCAACATCAGAATGTAAAAGTTGGTAGCGCTGGACGCAAACGACGCAAGGGTATTCGCCCAACTGTTCGTGGTGTTGTCATGAACGCCGCAGACCACCCACACGGTGGTGGTGACGGTGGTCGCCACGGTAGCGGTAAAGCGCCTCGTACGCCATGGGGTCAGCTCACGCTGGGTTACCGTACTCGTACCCGAAAATCAACTAACAAGATGATTGTCCGCAGTCGTCACGAAGCTAAGAGGAAGAGGTAA
- the rplW gene encoding 50S ribosomal protein L23, with the protein MKLNIVTPRATEKAYRLITTQNTYIFDVPLNANKDEIAQAVEAQFEGTKVAKVTTAVQNGKAVRYSRGKNRYPGTTTRQDSKKAYVALAEGKIKVFDTEEVKEEKK; encoded by the coding sequence ATGAAGCTTAACATCGTCACTCCACGCGCTACCGAAAAAGCCTATCGCTTGATCACTACGCAAAATACATACATCTTTGATGTGCCACTAAATGCCAACAAAGATGAGATTGCTCAGGCTGTAGAGGCGCAATTCGAGGGCACAAAGGTTGCCAAGGTCACTACTGCCGTACAGAATGGCAAAGCGGTCCGCTACTCACGTGGCAAAAACCGCTATCCAGGCACAACCACTCGTCAGGATTCAAAAAAGGCCTACGTCGCCCTAGCTGAGGGTAAAATCAAGGTCTTTGATACCGAAGAAGTGAAGGAGGAGAAGAAATAA
- the rplD gene encoding 50S ribosomal protein L4, whose protein sequence is MAEKTTPAKATLPKAVFAVEVPNHQLLKLAYDAFLANSRKASATTLQRGEVRGGGKKPWKQKGTGRARFGSTRNPIWRGGGVVFGPRGNENYKLKLSKTSKLVALRQALTLANQAKKIIVSDIKTTGKTAEVAKFFADNKFDKDAKVLIVVDEKTPEIMRATNNLEKALLVRATYLSVYYILNADKIVMTPGAVKAVEAWLGGDK, encoded by the coding sequence ATGGCTGAAAAAACTACGCCAGCAAAAGCAACCTTGCCAAAAGCTGTGTTTGCAGTAGAGGTGCCAAACCACCAGCTACTCAAGCTTGCATATGACGCATTCCTTGCGAATAGTCGCAAAGCAAGCGCAACCACGCTACAACGCGGTGAAGTTCGCGGCGGTGGCAAGAAACCTTGGAAGCAGAAAGGCACTGGCCGTGCACGCTTTGGTAGCACACGCAACCCAATTTGGCGCGGTGGTGGTGTCGTTTTTGGTCCACGTGGTAATGAGAACTACAAACTTAAGCTATCAAAGACAAGCAAGCTGGTAGCGCTTCGCCAGGCGTTAACGCTAGCAAACCAGGCAAAGAAGATTATTGTTAGCGATATCAAGACAACCGGCAAGACTGCCGAGGTCGCGAAGTTTTTTGCTGACAACAAGTTTGACAAAGATGCGAAAGTTCTCATCGTTGTCGATGAAAAAACACCTGAGATCATGCGCGCAACGAACAATCTCGAGAAAGCCCTCTTGGTTCGTGCAACCTACCTCAGTGTTTATTACATCCTAAATGCAGATAAAATTGTCATGACACCAGGCGCTGTGAAAGCGGTTGAGGCGTGGCTCGGAGGTGACAAATAA
- the rplC gene encoding 50S ribosomal protein L3, which yields MKALLGTKIGMTQIIGEDGVTTPVTLIQAGPVTVTQVKSVETDGYNAVQVAYGEGKNLSKAEAGHVKSAGVTPKEIREFRVDDLGEIKVGDSWNVTEFELGDMVDATGISKGKGWAGTIKRHNFKRHRKTHGGKGNTRRVGSIGSMYPQKIFKGKRMAGHMGAERVTVQNLRVAYLSAEDNLIGVKGAIPGPKKGTIVINISKKGAK from the coding sequence ATGAAAGCACTTCTCGGTACCAAAATTGGTATGACCCAAATCATCGGTGAGGATGGTGTTACTACTCCAGTAACATTGATTCAAGCCGGCCCCGTGACTGTGACTCAGGTCAAGTCTGTCGAAACCGACGGCTATAACGCAGTCCAGGTGGCATATGGTGAGGGTAAGAACCTGAGCAAGGCCGAAGCAGGACATGTAAAGTCCGCAGGTGTCACCCCGAAAGAAATTCGGGAATTTCGAGTCGACGATCTTGGTGAAATCAAGGTTGGTGATTCGTGGAATGTCACAGAGTTTGAACTGGGTGACATGGTAGATGCGACTGGCATCTCAAAGGGTAAAGGTTGGGCTGGTACAATCAAGCGGCACAACTTCAAGCGTCACCGCAAAACCCACGGTGGCAAGGGTAACACACGACGAGTCGGCTCGATTGGTAGTATGTACCCACAAAAGATTTTCAAGGGTAAGCGCATGGCTGGTCACATGGGTGCTGAGCGGGTTACTGTACAAAACCTGCGCGTTGCATATCTGTCGGCCGAGGACAACCTGATCGGTGTCAAGGGTGCTATCCCTGGCCCAAAGAAGGGTACGATCGTTATCAACATAAGCAAGAAAGGTGCTAAGTAA
- the rpsJ gene encoding 30S ribosomal protein S10 — translation MADAKPAEGLRIRIRLKAYDHKVIDQSAKQIIDTALRTGATIAGPVPLPTRRSTYTVVKSPHVYKMGGEAFEMRVHKRLIDITGATPKTIDSLQNLSLPAGVDAEIRM, via the coding sequence ATGGCAGATGCAAAACCTGCAGAGGGCTTGCGTATTCGTATACGTCTCAAGGCGTATGACCACAAAGTTATTGACCAATCAGCAAAGCAAATCATTGACACGGCTTTGCGCACTGGCGCTACTATCGCTGGTCCTGTGCCACTTCCAACTCGTCGTAGCACATACACAGTCGTCAAGAGCCCACATGTTTATAAGATGGGCGGAGAGGCGTTCGAGATGCGTGTCCACAAACGTTTGATTGATATCACTGGTGCAACACCAAAGACAATCGATAGCCTGCAAAACCTCAGTCTTCCAGCTGGCGTAGACGCAGAAATTCGTATGTAG
- the arcC gene encoding carbamate kinase produces MSQRETIVVALGGNALQRNGKATAEAQIRVADETARKLVPLVRQGYRLVIVHGNGPQVGNIVLHEEAINTPSVPTLPLDTCVAMSQGSIGFWLQQSMIDEFTKQRMPSTAATMITQMLVDKNDPAFTNPSKPIGPFYSETEARELTKTRGFVVKEDAGRGWRRVVPSPKPSKIVESYTLKALIGAGVTVITAGGGGVPVIQESDGSYTGVEAVIDKDFSAAIVAEEVGASRLIILTAVDYVMTGFGTPDQRKLDKITVAEANDLIEKGEFSAGSMLPKVRAALHFVEKTGRSVSIGSLDRIDEVIAKTSGTVISAS; encoded by the coding sequence ATGAGTCAAAGAGAAACTATCGTTGTTGCGCTGGGGGGTAATGCCCTCCAGCGCAACGGTAAGGCGACGGCTGAGGCTCAAATTCGCGTTGCCGACGAGACCGCGCGAAAGCTTGTTCCACTGGTGCGGCAGGGATACCGACTGGTAATCGTCCATGGCAATGGCCCACAGGTTGGAAACATTGTTCTTCACGAAGAGGCAATCAATACACCGTCCGTACCAACTCTGCCACTTGATACCTGCGTTGCAATGAGCCAGGGGTCGATTGGCTTTTGGCTGCAGCAGTCTATGATTGATGAGTTTACAAAACAGCGTATGCCGAGTACGGCGGCGACGATGATAACTCAGATGCTTGTCGACAAGAACGACCCAGCTTTTACCAATCCAAGCAAGCCAATCGGCCCGTTCTATAGCGAGACTGAGGCTAGAGAGCTCACTAAGACGCGCGGATTTGTCGTCAAGGAGGATGCTGGCAGAGGCTGGCGTAGGGTAGTTCCGTCACCGAAACCATCAAAGATTGTCGAGAGCTATACACTTAAGGCTCTTATCGGTGCTGGCGTCACAGTTATTACGGCTGGTGGCGGAGGTGTGCCAGTAATTCAAGAATCCGATGGTAGCTACACTGGTGTTGAGGCGGTGATCGACAAAGATTTCTCGGCGGCTATCGTCGCTGAAGAAGTTGGTGCGTCACGCCTGATTATATTAACTGCGGTAGACTACGTGATGACAGGATTTGGCACGCCAGACCAGCGTAAGCTGGACAAAATAACTGTTGCTGAAGCTAACGACCTAATCGAAAAAGGTGAATTTTCAGCGGGCAGTATGCTCCCGAAAGTCCGTGCAGCACTTCATTTTGTAGAGAAAACCGGTAGATCAGTTTCAATTGGATCACTTGATCGTATCGATGAAGTGATTGCAAAGACTTCAGGAACAGTTATTTCGGCTTCGTAG
- a CDS encoding YfcC family protein, whose product MKKQPVTSKKATRKPIRHLRMPSAFTILFVIIGIVAALTWIIPSGQYQTKETEDGDSLPVAGTYKQTEKTQTNSDGNKYDVRQDIWDVIKAPIAGTVGQTDDASSGKQAISGGIEVMLFVLVIGGFLGVTMKTGALDAFFASILKKLKGKEHWLIPIMMTFFAIGGTTYGMQEETVAFYALVVPLLLAAGYNGMVAALVIILGSGAGLIGSIVNPFSVGIASGFANVSIGDGIIERIVIFVLSLVTVIWFTMRYAAKVKAGKYKRDSKAELADYKQAGKRAPAFTGRRVAVMSVFGLTFVAMVLAVIPWAGKFGVTFFENALTWLKDVPVLGMLVSHSVPFGDWWFNELSMLFLVSTFIIALIYYAGKTNKGGVRDVVGDFINGSRDLLAVALIIGVARGVTIVMSNGQIMDTVIHAGEQLLTGVGAWAMPLLSFLVFLPLSFFIPSSSGLATAVMPIFAPLADFANIDRQFIVTAYSTAVSIVNIIAPTIASVIGGLVLAKVSYITYIKRTWWLALILAAISITVMTISVLI is encoded by the coding sequence ATGAAAAAACAACCTGTAACGTCGAAGAAAGCGACGCGTAAGCCGATCCGACACTTACGAATGCCATCGGCGTTCACGATTCTGTTCGTGATCATCGGTATCGTAGCTGCGCTGACATGGATTATTCCGTCAGGTCAATACCAGACAAAGGAGACCGAAGACGGTGACTCGCTTCCAGTTGCTGGTACTTATAAACAGACTGAAAAAACTCAAACAAATTCTGACGGCAACAAATATGATGTTCGTCAAGATATTTGGGATGTAATTAAAGCGCCGATTGCTGGTACAGTTGGTCAGACGGACGATGCATCAAGTGGAAAGCAGGCGATCAGCGGTGGCATAGAGGTGATGCTCTTTGTCCTTGTGATCGGAGGTTTTCTCGGTGTTACGATGAAAACTGGTGCGCTTGACGCCTTCTTTGCTTCTATCCTCAAGAAGCTAAAGGGTAAAGAGCATTGGCTTATCCCGATTATGATGACGTTTTTTGCAATCGGTGGTACGACCTATGGTATGCAAGAAGAGACAGTTGCGTTTTATGCCCTTGTTGTACCTCTACTGCTTGCTGCGGGTTACAACGGTATGGTTGCCGCACTGGTTATCATTCTCGGCTCGGGCGCTGGTTTGATTGGCTCGATTGTTAATCCGTTCTCTGTTGGTATAGCTTCAGGCTTTGCTAACGTCAGTATCGGAGATGGCATCATCGAGCGTATTGTTATCTTTGTGCTCTCACTTGTAACTGTTATCTGGTTTACGATGCGCTATGCCGCTAAAGTCAAGGCCGGTAAGTACAAGAGAGACTCAAAAGCTGAGCTGGCCGACTACAAGCAGGCTGGAAAGCGGGCGCCAGCGTTTACTGGTCGTCGTGTTGCGGTCATGTCGGTATTTGGCCTGACATTTGTCGCCATGGTTTTGGCGGTAATCCCTTGGGCAGGAAAGTTTGGTGTCACGTTCTTTGAGAACGCGCTTACATGGTTGAAGGATGTACCGGTCTTGGGTATGCTTGTTAGCCACTCGGTTCCATTTGGTGACTGGTGGTTCAACGAACTATCTATGCTATTCTTGGTCTCGACATTTATAATCGCACTAATCTACTACGCTGGTAAGACCAACAAGGGTGGAGTCCGCGATGTTGTAGGTGACTTTATCAACGGCTCTCGTGACCTATTGGCCGTCGCTCTTATCATTGGTGTTGCGCGCGGTGTTACTATCGTGATGTCAAATGGTCAGATTATGGACACTGTGATCCATGCTGGAGAGCAGCTTCTCACAGGAGTTGGGGCGTGGGCGATGCCACTACTATCGTTCCTCGTATTTCTGCCGCTCTCGTTCTTCATCCCATCTTCATCGGGCTTGGCGACAGCAGTCATGCCAATCTTTGCGCCGCTTGCTGACTTTGCGAACATTGACCGACAGTTTATCGTTACAGCGTATTCTACAGCCGTATCGATCGTAAACATCATTGCACCAACAATTGCATCCGTGATCGGAGGTCTGGTTCTAGCTAAAGTGTCTTACATAACCTATATCAAACGTACATGGTGGTTAGCATTAATCCTCGCGGCGATTAGTATAACCGTGATGACAATATCGGTGTTGATATAA
- the argF gene encoding ornithine carbamoyltransferase → MDSSLKGRSLLTLKDFTPAEIRQMLDTAHELKRQKKAGIPHRIHEGKQICLLFEKNSTRTRCAFTVAANDLGVAPEFLGKDDIQLGKKESVEDTAKVLGRMFDGIEFRGFKQETVDSLAKHSGVPVWNGLTDQFHPTQILADFMTIEEHLGRLRGVKLVFVGDGRNNMANSLMIGSAIMGLDFRILAPSSLHPEPALVEEARRLAAESGARITVTDNRREALDGADAIYTDVWVSMGEESQYEERIALLRDYQVNRTMLEETGNPNVKFLHCLPSFHDTNTETAKEIAEKYNLHEMEVTDEVFRSEASVVFDEAENRMHTIKAVMALTL, encoded by the coding sequence ATTGACTCAAGCTTAAAGGGACGATCGTTGCTCACGCTGAAGGACTTCACACCAGCCGAGATCCGACAGATGCTCGACACGGCTCACGAACTGAAGCGTCAGAAAAAGGCGGGTATTCCGCACCGTATTCACGAAGGTAAACAAATCTGTCTGTTGTTTGAAAAAAACTCAACCCGTACTCGTTGTGCCTTTACGGTGGCGGCGAACGATCTCGGTGTCGCTCCAGAGTTTCTCGGTAAAGACGATATTCAGCTAGGCAAGAAAGAATCTGTTGAGGATACTGCAAAAGTTCTTGGACGTATGTTTGACGGAATCGAGTTCCGTGGGTTTAAACAAGAGACTGTTGACAGCCTAGCTAAGCACTCTGGCGTACCAGTTTGGAACGGCCTGACTGACCAGTTCCACCCGACTCAGATTCTGGCAGACTTTATGACGATCGAGGAGCACCTAGGTCGCCTCAGGGGTGTCAAACTTGTATTTGTCGGTGATGGTCGGAACAATATGGCGAATAGCCTGATGATCGGCTCGGCGATTATGGGGCTAGACTTCCGCATCCTCGCGCCAAGTAGCCTGCACCCAGAGCCAGCTTTAGTCGAAGAAGCACGGCGTCTGGCTGCCGAAAGTGGCGCTAGGATTACAGTTACAGATAACCGTCGAGAGGCGTTGGATGGTGCTGATGCGATTTATACGGACGTCTGGGTCTCAATGGGCGAGGAATCACAGTACGAGGAGCGAATCGCTCTTCTGCGCGACTACCAGGTAAACCGCACAATGCTAGAAGAGACTGGTAACCCTAATGTCAAGTTCCTTCACTGTCTGCCGTCATTCCACGACACGAACACCGAAACGGCCAAGGAGATTGCCGAGAAATATAACCTACACGAAATGGAAGTAACAGACGAGGTATTCCGGAGTGAGGCTAGCGTCGTGTTTGACGAAGCAGAGAATCGTATGCATACCATCAAAGCCGTTATGGCATTGACGTTGTAA
- the tuf gene encoding elongation factor Tu, giving the protein MADFDRSKPHINVGTMGHVDHGKTTLTAAISHVLSKKLPSDVNVPRDYDTIDNAPEEKARGITIASSHIEYESANRHYAHVDMPGHADYVKNMITGAAQIDGAVLVVAANDGPLPQTREHVLLAKQVGVPKIVVFLNKMDLADPELVELVEMDVRELLTKNGYDGDNAPIIKGSATKALEGDAAAEDAIMDLVKAMDEYFELPERDLDKPFLMPIEDVFSIKGRGTVATGRIEQGIVKLNDPVEIVGLKETQSSVVTGIEAFKKNLDQGQAGDNAGLLLRGIEREQIERGQVVVKPGSLTPHTEFDAEVYILKKEEGGRHTPFSKGYKPQFYFRTTDVTGEVELPADKEMVMPGDQVTFKVKLLAPIAMDKGQDFAIREGGRTVGAGVVTNIIK; this is encoded by the coding sequence ATGGCAGACTTTGATCGCTCAAAGCCTCACATCAATGTTGGTACCATGGGTCACGTCGACCACGGTAAAACAACGCTTACAGCGGCTATTTCGCACGTTCTAAGCAAAAAGCTACCAAGCGACGTCAACGTACCTCGTGACTACGACACGATTGACAACGCACCAGAAGAAAAGGCACGCGGTATCACTATCGCCAGCTCGCACATTGAGTACGAGTCAGCAAACCGCCACTACGCACACGTTGACATGCCAGGTCACGCCGACTACGTCAAGAACATGATCACTGGTGCGGCTCAGATCGACGGTGCTGTGCTTGTTGTTGCAGCAAACGACGGCCCACTTCCACAGACTCGCGAGCACGTTCTGCTTGCTAAGCAAGTTGGTGTGCCAAAAATCGTTGTCTTCCTCAACAAAATGGATCTTGCCGACCCAGAACTTGTTGAGCTTGTTGAGATGGACGTTCGTGAGCTTCTCACAAAGAATGGTTACGACGGTGATAACGCGCCAATCATCAAGGGTTCTGCTACCAAGGCTCTCGAGGGTGACGCTGCAGCAGAGGACGCAATCATGGATCTCGTCAAGGCTATGGACGAATACTTTGAGCTTCCAGAGCGTGATCTTGACAAGCCATTCTTGATGCCTATCGAGGATGTCTTCTCGATCAAGGGTCGCGGTACTGTTGCGACTGGTCGTATTGAGCAGGGTATCGTTAAGCTAAACGACCCAGTTGAGATCGTTGGCCTCAAAGAGACCCAAAGTTCTGTCGTGACTGGTATCGAGGCGTTCAAGAAGAACCTCGACCAAGGTCAGGCGGGTGACAACGCTGGTCTGCTTCTCCGCGGTATTGAGCGCGAGCAAATTGAGCGCGGTCAGGTCGTTGTCAAGCCAGGTAGCTTGACTCCACATACTGAATTTGATGCTGAGGTTTATATCCTAAAGAAGGAAGAGGGCGGTCGCCATACTCCATTCTCAAAGGGCTACAAGCCACAGTTCTACTTCCGTACAACTGACGTTACCGGTGAGGTTGAGCTTCCAGCTGACAAAGAGATGGTTATGCCTGGTGACCAGGTAACCTTCAAAGTTAAGTTGCTTGCTCCAATCGCTATGGACAAGGGCCAAGACTTCGCTATCCGCGAAGGTGGTCGCACCGTTGGTGCTGGTGTCGTAACCAACATCATCAAGTAA